The following are from one region of the Nicotiana tomentosiformis chromosome 7, ASM39032v3, whole genome shotgun sequence genome:
- the LOC104092830 gene encoding growth-regulating factor 1-like: MMSTTARSRFPFTANQWQELEHQALIYKYMVSGMPVPPDLLYTIRRSLDSSLSSKLILHQPHHIGWNCFQMGFGKKIDPEPGRCRRTDGKKWRCSKEAYPDSKYCERHMHRGRNRSRKPVEIMTTTSTNTSTTTRPISTATNTTTPTAISILSINKNTNNISSSSPTSSLHSFSYLTSTHEPHQYPFLYPHSSSSRPSPAAIGLESSPYSRNGYGDGMKEDVDEHIFFSETSGTVRSTCGSNSVDDTWQLSPLTMGSPMKQRTYSLSQNTGHSVSSYLQLQSLNESSKDHQQYFHDVKSMKIEDQQQQPKKVMHHFFDEWPKDNKDSWLDSEDKFSGLSKTQLSISIPNPSHDFFITTNEK, from the exons ATGATGAGTACTACAGCAAGAAGTAGATTTCCATTCACAGCAAATCAATGGCAAGAACTTGAACATCAAGCTCTTATTTACAAGTACATGGTTTCTGGAATGCCTGTTCCACCTGATCTTCTTTATACTATCAGAAGAAGCTTGGATTCTTCACTTTCCTCAAAGCTCATTCTCCACCAACCTCACCACA TTGGATGGAACTGTTTTCAAATGGGATTTGGGAAGAAAATAGATCCAGAGCCAGGGAGATGTAGAAGAACAGATGGTAAAAAATGGAGATGTTCAAAAGAAGCTTATCCAGATTCCAAATACTGTGAAAGACACATGCACAGAGGCAGAAACCGTTCAAGAAAGCCTGTGGAAATTATGACTACAACATCAACTAACACATCAACTACAACAAGACCTATTTCTACTGCTACTAATACTACAACTCCAACAGCAATTTCCATCTTATCAATCAACAAAAACacaaacaatatttcctcttctaGCCCCACTTCTTCTCTTCACTCTTTTTCTTATCTTACTTCAACTCATGAACCCCACCAATATCCTTTCCTTTATCCTCATTCTTCTTCCTCTAGACCATCCCCTGCTGCCATTGGTTTGGAATCTTCTCCTTATTCCAG AAATGGATATGGAGATGGAATGAAGGAGGATGTAGATGAGCATATTTTCTTCTCAGAAACTTCAGGGACAGTGAGAAGTACATGTGGTTCAAATTCAGTTGATGATACTTGGCAATTGTCACCATTAACTATGGGTTCACCAATGAAACAGAGGACTTATTCTCTATCACAAAATACAGGACACTCAGTTTCTTCTTACTTACAACTTCAAAGCTTAAATGAATCATCAAAAGATCATCAACAGTATTTTCATGATGTCAAAAGTATGAAAATAGAAGATCAGCAGCAGCAGCCCAAGAAAGTAATGCACCATTTTTTTGATGAATGGCCAAAAGACAACAAAGATTCATGGCTTGATTCTGAGGATAAATTTTctggcctatccaaaactcaacTCTCAATTTCAATACCTAATCCCTCACATGACTTCTTCATCACCACTAATG AGAAATGA